A DNA window from Haloactinospora alba contains the following coding sequences:
- a CDS encoding GntR family transcriptional regulator, whose protein sequence is MTAQRTTDSGPKIPKYYQVKKLLVELVESMPAGNPVPPERSLAIQFSTSRTTVRQALTEMVIEGRLLRIQGKGTFVAKPKVAQLLQLTSYTQEMKSHGLHPATRILDVSYINADEHLAELLAIRSGGRVLRIERLRLANGEPMAVETAHLAARRFPGLRRQLDRYASLYEALSSAYDVRLAEAEATIETVLATPNEARLLGIDVGLPLVLHCQHSFDGDGHPVEWVRSLYRGDRYKFVTHLRPPREE, encoded by the coding sequence GTGACGGCGCAGCGAACAACCGACAGCGGGCCGAAGATCCCGAAGTACTACCAGGTCAAGAAGCTACTCGTGGAGCTGGTCGAGTCCATGCCCGCGGGGAATCCGGTACCGCCGGAACGCTCTCTCGCCATCCAGTTCTCCACCTCCCGGACCACGGTCCGCCAGGCACTGACCGAGATGGTGATCGAGGGTCGGCTGCTGCGCATCCAGGGCAAGGGCACGTTCGTCGCCAAACCCAAGGTGGCCCAGCTCCTGCAGCTGACGAGCTACACCCAGGAGATGAAGTCGCACGGCCTGCACCCGGCGACACGCATCCTCGACGTCAGCTACATCAACGCCGACGAGCACCTCGCCGAGCTGCTGGCGATCCGGTCGGGCGGGCGTGTGCTGCGGATCGAACGGCTCCGGCTCGCCAACGGCGAGCCGATGGCGGTGGAGACCGCGCACCTCGCCGCGCGCCGGTTCCCGGGGCTGCGCCGCCAGCTCGACCGTTACGCCTCCCTGTACGAGGCGCTGAGCAGCGCCTACGACGTGCGTCTCGCCGAGGCCGAAGCGACGATCGAGACCGTGTTGGCCACCCCGAACGAGGCGCGGCTGCTGGGGATCGACGTCGGACTGCCGCTCGTGCTGCACTGCCAGCACAGCTTCGACGGGGACGGGCACCCGGTGGAGTGGGTGCGTTCGCTGTACCGGGGGGACCGGTACAAGTTCGTCACCCACCTGCGGCCGCCCCGCGAGGAGTGA